A portion of the Toxotes jaculatrix isolate fToxJac2 chromosome 16, fToxJac2.pri, whole genome shotgun sequence genome contains these proteins:
- the LOC121195394 gene encoding beta-1,3-galactosyl-O-glycosyl-glycoprotein beta-1,6-N-acetylglucosaminyltransferase 4-like, which produces MNPRCSCVRLRRRKLLTPLLSLLVLSAGLLVCVKYSYFSESLPPPAVLENIPTFHKYNISCSAIYDMDPVEVAKSLIIRRNQVVEDKDESLVDLISNCPLFIKSRGYDDVCVTEEERDFPLAYSLVVHKSAWMTERLLKALYSPANIYCIHYDQKSSPQFIAAIEGLARCLPNVFIASKREFVYYASMSRLKADLNCLSDLLVSEVKWKYVINLCGQDFPLKSKIELVSELKKLNGTNMLETSRPSEQKKQRFTFHHELRDVPFEYQKLPVKTEQVKTPPPHGIEIFSGNAYFVLSRDFVVHMDSSPVVKDFLAWSEDTYSPDEHFWATLVRLPGVPGEVPRSQADITDLMSKTRLVKWHYLEENLYPPCSGQHVRSVCIYGAAEMRWLLNYGHWFANKFDPRVDPILIQCLEEKLEEKQKLFQSAASQTCHKG; this is translated from the coding sequence ATGAATCCAAGATGTTCGTGTGTGAGACTGAGAAGAAGGAAGCTCCTAACTCCACTCCTGTCACTGCTGGTTCTGAGTGCGGGGCTACTGGTGTGCGTCAAGTACAGCTACTTCTCTGAGTCTTTACCTCCCCCAGCAGTTTTAGAAAACATCCCGACATTTCACAAGTACAACATTAGCTGCTCAGCTATATATGACATGGACCCAGTGGAGGTGGCCAAATCTCTGATCATCCGAAGGAATCAAGTTGTGGAGGATAAGGATGAAAGTCTCGTTGACCTCATCTCGAACTGCCCGTTGTTCATCAAGTCCAGGGGttatgatgatgtgtgtgttacagaggaggagagagacttCCCTCTGGCTTATTCTCTGGTTGTGCACAAATCTGCATGGATGACAGAGAGACTACTCAAAGCTCTGTACTCACCAGCAAACATCTACTGCATTCACTATGACCAGAAATCTTCACCTCAGTTTATTGCGGCCATTGAGGGTTTGGCCCGCTGTTTGCCCAACGTCTTCATCGCCTCCAAGCGAGAATTTGTCTATTATGCAAGTATGAGTCGACTGAAAGCTGACCTcaactgtctgtctgaccttcTGGTGTCAGAAGTCAAGTGGAAGTATGTCATCAACCTCTGTGGCCAAGATTTCCCCCTCAAGTCCAAGATCGAGCTGGTGTCAGAACTGAAGAAGTTAAATGGCACCAACATGCTGGAGACGAGTCGACCCAGTGAGCAAAAGAAGCAGAGATTCACCTTTCACCATGAGCTGAGAGATGTCCCCTTTGAATATCAAAAACTGCCGGTGAAAACCGAGCAGGTAAAGACGCCGCCGCCTCATGGTATCGAGATATTCTCTGGCAACGCGTATTTCGTCCTGTCACGGGACTTTGTTGTGCACATGGACTCCTCGCCTGTGGTGAAAGATTTTTTAGCTTGGTCAGAGGACACCTACTCCCCAGATGAGCACTTCTGGGCCACGCTTGTGCGATTGCCCGGTGTGCCCGGGGAGGTGCCTAGATCCCAGGCTGATATCACTGACCTGATGAGTAAGACCAGGCTGGTGAAGTGGCACTACCTGGAGGAGAACTTGTACCCACCCTGCTCAGGGCAACACGTTCGCAGCGTTTGTATTTATGGCGCAGCAGAAATGCGTTGGTTACTCAACTATGGACACTGGTTCGCCAATAAGTTCGACCCCAGAGTGGACCCCATTCTCATTCAGTGCctggaggagaagctggaggaaaaacaaaagttatTCCAATCAGCGGCATCCCAAACCTGTCATAAGGGTTAA